The proteins below are encoded in one region of Penicillium psychrofluorescens genome assembly, chromosome: 4:
- a CDS encoding uncharacterized protein (ID:PFLUO_006016-T1.cds;~source:funannotate), producing the protein MASHRADASAFLDNRGYTGPLVRGVNPITLFEKAVRDRITDSYYWKEQCFGLNAATLCDRATELTSLGGTYGVSEKPAPFLCLAFKLLQLSPERDVILEYLHFSDPGSDDEAEAAEPENGVVKERGDFKYLRALAAFYVRLTFDAVDVYKTLEPLLLDYRKLKRRVRDTFVLTYMDQFVDDLLTKDRVCGTSLWKLPARQQLEDLELLDERISPLQDELEELDRESNAEDREESRERSEEGSARGRDDGED; encoded by the coding sequence ATGGCTTCCCATCGCGCCGACGCCAGTGCATTTCTCGACAATCGGGGCTACACGGGCCCCCTGGTCCGGGGCGTCAACCCGATCACGCTCTTCGAGAAAGCCGTGCGCGACCGCATCACCGACTCCTACTACTGGAAAGAACAATGCTTCGGCCTCAACGCCGCCACGCTGTGCGACCGCGCCACCGAATTGACCTCCCTCGGCGGCACATACGGCGTTTCCGAAAAACCCGCGCCCTTTTTGTGCCTTGCGTTCAAGCTGCTGCAACTCAGCCCCGAGCGAGACGTGATCCTCGAGTACCTCCACTTCAGCGACCCGggcagcgacgacgaggctgaagctgccgagccGGAAAACGGGGTTGTCAAGGAGCGCGGGGATTTCAAATATCTGCGCGCACTAGCTGCGTTCTATGTTCGGCTCACTTTTGATGCTGTGGACGTGTACAAGACACTGGAGCCGTTGCTGCTTGACTATCGGAAATTGAAGCGCAGGGTCCGAGATACCTTTGTGCTCACGTATATGGATCAGTTTGTCGATGACCTGCTTACCAAGGACCGTGTCTGCGGTACCAGTCTGTGGAAACTGCCGGCACGACAACAGTTGGAGGACTTGGAGTTGTTGGATGAGCGGATTAGTCCGTTGCAGGATGAGTTGGAGGAATTGGATCGAGAAAGTAATGCAGAGGATCGCGAGGAGAGCAGAGAGAGGAGTGAGGAAGGGTCTGCACGGGGTCgagacgatggcgaagattGA